The DNA region TCAAATGTCGGTTTAATGGCTAAAAAAGCGCAAGAATATGGCTCGCACGATAAAACTTTCATCGCACCAGAAAATGGCACGATGAGAATTATTGCAAATGGAGAAGTTTTACTTGAACATAAGCTTAATAAAAATGACATTTATAGGGCAAATCAAGCTAAATTTGACGCGATATTAAACTGGATTGACTTAGGAATTCAAAGACAGGAATTAAGTGGCGATGAGGCTATTTTTTGGCTTGATGAAAAGAGGGCTAACGATAAGATAATGATAGAGCTAGTTAAAAATCGTCTCAAAGAAAAGGGTAAAAATATTGAAATTTTGGCACCTTATGAAGCTTGTTTAAAAAATTTAGAGCTTATTCGAGCGGGAAAAAATGCTATTGCCATTACGGGTAATGTTTTAAGAGATTATTTGACCGATTTGTTCCCTATTTTAGAACTTGGAACAAGTGCTAAAATGCTCTCAATTGTGCCTATGCTAAATGGTGGAGCAATGTTTGAAACAGGAGCAGGGGGGTCAGCACCCAAACAAGTGGAGCAACTTGTCGAGGAAAATCACTTGCGTTGGGATAGTTTGGGAGAATTTTTAGCCTTGCAAGCGAGTTTGGAATTTTATGCACAAAAATGCAAATCAAACAAGGCTGAAGTTTTAGCTAATTGTTTAGATGAAGCCATTGGTGAGTGGCTTGAAAATAACAAAACGCCTTCGCGTAAGGTCGGTGAGGACGATAATAGAACGAGCCATTTTTATTTGGCGATGTATTGGGCTAATCATCTATCAAGACAAGCCCAAGATGTGGAATTGCAAAGCTTTTTTAAGGATATAGCTTTGGAATTTAGTTCTAATGAAGAGGAAATTAGGGGGCAATTTAACAATGCTCAGGGCGTCAAAGTCGATTTGGGAGGCTATTATAAATTTGACGATACAAAAGCTGAGGCAATTATGCGTCCTAGTGCTTTATTTAACAATATTATTGCAAAGATAGGGCAAAGATGAAAATTACCATCATAGGTGCTGGAAATGTCGGCACAAGCGTTGCCTATGCTTTGATTATGAGAGAATTTGCAAAAGAAATTGTCTTAATCGACATCAATGATGACTTACTTTTAGCAAAGGAACTTGAGCTTTCTCAAAGTATAGCGGCTTTAAATTTGGATATAGAATTAATTTGCACTAAAGAATATTCTCATACGCAAAATTCTCAAATTATTCTTTTTACGGCAGGTTTGGCTAGAAAGGATGGGCAAAGTAGAGATGAGCTTTTGCAAATTAATGCAAATATTATGCTCGATTGTGCTAAAAGAGTTAAGAGGTTTAATGAAGAACCACTTTTTATCATTTTGACAAATCCTGTAGATTTTCTTCTTAATACCCTTTATGAAAGTGGGATTTTTAATGCTAAGAAAATTGTCGCTATGGCTGGAGTTTTGGATAATGCGCGTTTTAAATATGAACTTGCCAAAAAACTTAAAGTAAAAACTTCAAGTGTGGATACAAAACTTATGGGCTTTCATAATGATGATATGGTTTTGTTAAAATCGCATTCAAGCGTAGGTAATCGCAAATTAACAGAACTTTTAAGCGAAGAAGAATTTGAAGATGTGGAAAATGAAGTAAAAACGGGTGGGGCAAAAGTTATCAAACATCTTAAAAATTCGGCTTACTTAGCTCCTGCTAGTGCTTGTCTTAGAATGCTTGAAGCTATGCGTTCTGGGGAATTTTTACCTATGAGTGTGATTTTAAATGGAGAATTTGGGATTAAAAATAAGGCTTTTGGGGTAATGGCTAGACTAGGACTTGAGGGCGTAAGGGAGATTATGTGTCTAACTTTAGCTCAAGAAGAGCAAGAAAAATTAGAAAAATCGCTAATTAAATATCAATACAAAGGAGAATAAATGAATATACATGAGTATCAAGCAAAAGCAATTTTTGCGGAAAATGGCGTTGCTACGCTGAAAGGCAAAGTGGCTTTTAGCGTCGATGAGGCTGTGGCTAATGCCAAAGAATTAGGCGGTAGCGTATGGGCTGTTAAAGCTCAAATTCACGCTGGTGGTCGTGGGCTTGGCGGTGGTGTTAAAATCGCCAAAAGCCTTGATGAGGTGAAAAGCTATGCCGAGCAAATTTTAGGTATGACTTTGGTTACACATCAAACTGGACCTGAGGGGAAACTCGTTCAAAAACTTTACATTGAAAGTGGAGCAAATATTGTTAAGGAATATTATTTGGCGATACTTTTTAACAGAATGGCGGAGCAAATTACCATTATCGCTTCAAGTGAAGGCGGTATGGATATAGAAAAAGTAGCTAAAGAAAGCCCAGAAAAAATCGCTAAAGTTGGTATAGACCCACAAATAGGCTTTAAGCTTTTTCACGCCTTAGAGGTGGCGAAAGTTTTAGGACTTGATAAAGATGAGAGTAAAAAACTTGCCGTAATGATAGAAAAGCTTTATAAGCTTTATATGGATAAAGATATGAATATGCTTGAGATTAATCCTCTCATTAAAACAGCTGAGGGTGATTTTTACGCTTTGGACGCAAAATGTAGCTTTGATGATAGCTCTTTATATAGACATAGCGATATAGCAGCACTTAGAGACATTACAGAAGAAAATGACGCCGAGCGTGAGGCGGGAGAATTTGGACTTAGCTATGTCAAGCTTGATGGAGATGTTGCTTGTATGGTTAATGGTGCTGGTCTTGCTATGGCGACTATGGATATTATTAATTATAGCGGTGCAAAGCCTGCAAATTTCTTAGATGTGGGTGGTGGTGCTTCGCCTGAAACCGTGGCTAAAGCTTTTGAGATTATTTTAAGAGATAAAAATGTCAAGGTTATTTTCATTAATATCTTTGGTGGAATTGTGCGTTGTGATAGAATAGCAAATGGAATTTTAGAGGCGACTAAAAATGTCGAAGTTAATGTTCCTATCGTGGTGCGACTTGATGGCACGAATGCGGCAGAGGCAAAAAGTATTTTAGATAATTCAAATCTTAAAAATATTAAAGCAGCGACTAATCTTAAAGAGGGCGCTGAACTTGTAAAAAGTCTAGTAGGATAAGGAAGAAAAATGAGCATTTTAGTTAATAAAAATACAAAGGTTATCGTTCAAGGTTTCACAGGCAAAGAAGCAACTTTTCACGCCGAGCAGTGTATGGCTTATGGCACACAAATCGTTGGCGGGGTAACGCCTTTTAAAGGTGGCACAGAGCATTTAGGAAAGCCTGTTTTCAACACTGTCGCGGAGGCTGTTAAGGCTACTGGAGCTGATGTGAGCCTTATTTTCGTGCCAGCTTTTGCAGTGGGAGATAGCGTGATAGAAGCGGCGGATGCGGGCATTAAACTTGCTGTTGTGATTACTGAGCATACGCCCGTTAAAGATATGATGTTTGCAAAGCAATATGCAAATAAAAAAGGTATGAAAATCATAGGACCAAATTGTCCGGGCATTATCACTTCGCAGGAGTGCAAATTAGGCATTATGCCGGGCTTTATTTTTAAGAAAGGTTGTGTGGGTTTAATTTCAAAGTCAGGCACACTCACTTACGAAGCTGCTAATCAAGTCGCACAAAGTGGTTATGGAATTTCAACTGCCGTAGGTATAGGCGGAGACCCTATTATAGGACTTGCTTATAAAGAATTACTAAGTGAATTTGAAAAAGATGCTGAAACCAAAGCTATTGTAATGATAGGTGAAATCGGTGGAAGTTTAGAAGTGGAAGCGGCAAAATTTATTAAAGAAAATATCACTAAACCTGTGGTAGCTTTCATCGCAGGAGCGACTGCTCCTAAGGGTAAAAGAATGGGACACGCAGGTGCTATCGTAGGAAGTAGCGATGAGAGTGCAGCAGCAAAAAAAGAAGCTTTAAAAAGCTATGGAATTCATGTTGTCGATTCTCCAGCTTTAATCGGCGAAGAGATTAAAAAAATACTAGCTTAAAGGATATTTATGAGTATAATCGCTCCAAAAGATACGCCCGTTTGGGTTGATGAGCATAGATGTAAAGCGTGTAATATTTGCGTTAGTTACTGCCCTGCTGGGGTTTTAGCTATGCGTGATGATATTCACGCTGTTTTAGGACAGATGATAGAAGTTGTGCATCCTGAATCCTGTATAGGATGCACAGAATGCGAGACGCATTGTCCTGATTTTGCAATTATGGTAGCAAAAAGAGATGAATTTAAATTTGCTAAGCTTAGCCCAGAAGCCAAAGAAAGAGCTTTAGCGGTGAAAAATAACAAATACAAAAAATTAGCATAGGAAAAGATATGAGAGAAGTTATAGCAACGGGAAATGTTTTAATTGCGAAAGCTGCGATTGATTGCGGGTGTAAATTTTTTGGAGGTTACCCTATTACTCCAAGTTCGGAAATTGCTCACGAGTTAAGTCATATGCTTCCTGCTAATGATGGCACTTTTATCCAAATGGAAGATGAAATTTCGGGCGTGAGTGTGGCTATTGGTGCGGCTATGAGCGGAGTAAAATCAATGACAGCGAGTTCAGGTCCGGGAATTTCACTTAAAGCAGAACAAATCGGTCTTGCTTTTATTGCTGAAATTCCTTTAGTGATTGTTAATGTTATGAGAGGAGGTCCATCGACAGGTTTGCCAACGCGTGTGGCTCAAGGCGATTTATTTCAAGCTAAAGCTCCCACTCACGGCGATTTTGCTAGTATAGCTTTAGCACCTGCTTCTTTAGAGGAGGCTTATACAGAAACAATAAGAGCTTTCAATTTAGCTGAAAAATATATGACTCCCGTGTTTTTGCTTATGGACGAAACTGTGGGACATATGAACGGAAAAGCGATTTTACCTGACTTAAAAGATATTAAAATCATTAACCGCAAAAAATTTAGCGGTGAGAAAAAGGATTATAAGCCTTATGCGGCAGGGGAAAATGAAGCGGCGGTTTTAAATCCTTTCTTTGAAGGTTATCGTTATCACATTACAGGACTTCATCACGGAGATATAGGCTTTCCTACTGAAGATGGTGCCATTGTGAAGAAAAATATAGAAAGATTAATAGGCAAGATTAAAAATAATAAAGATGATATTTGTGCTTATGAGGAATATAAGCTTGATGATGCTGAATTTTTAATTATAGCCTATGGAAGTGTGAGCCGCTCGGCTAAAGAGGCGATTAACCGCTTGAGAGAAGAGGGTATCAAAGTAGGGCTTTTCCGTCCTATTACACTTTATCCTGTGGCGGAGGAGAAAATCGCTGGGGTTGTAGCTCGATTTAAAAAAGTTATGGTAAGTGAGCTAAATATGGGGCAATACCTTGAAGAAATTCAAAGAGTAAGCTCGAGAAAAGACTTCATCTCGCTTCATAGAGCTAATGGACGCCCTATCACACCAAGTGAAATCATCGCTAAAGTAAAGGAGAATTTGTAAAATGGCATTTGATTATGATGAATATCTAAGAGTAGATAAACTCCCAACGCAATGGTGCTGGGGCTGTGGCGATGGAGTTGTGTTAAAGTGCATTATTAGAGCGATTCAAAAATTAGGCTGGAATATGGACGATGTATGTTTGGTTTCAGGTATAGGGTGTAGTGGAAGAATGAGCTCTTATGTAAATTGCAACACTGTGCATACTACACACGGCAGGGCTATTGCCTATGCTACAGGTATTAAACTTGCCAATCCTAGCAAACATGTTATTGTGGTAAGTGGAGATGGCGATACTTTAGCTATCGGTGGAAATCATACCATACACGGTTGCCGTAGAAATATTGATTTAACGCATATTGTGATTAACAATTTTATTTATGGTCTTACAAATTCACAAACCTCCCCTACGACACCAAAAGGCTTTTACACTGTTACCGCACAATTTGGAAATATTGATCCAAATTTTGACGCTTGTGAATTAACTAAGGCAGCAGGAGCTTCCTTTGTAGCAAGAGGCAATGTAATCGAAGCAGCGAAACTTGAAAATTTAATTTATAAAGCTTTAGCACATAAGGGCTATAGCTTTGTCGATGTGTTTTCAAACTGCCATATTAATTTAGGTCGTAAAAATAAAATGGGCGAAGCTGTGGCTATGCTTGATTGGATTAAAAATCGTGTCGTTGATAAGTCTAAATTTGAGGCAATGGATTTTGAAGAAAGAAGAGATAAATTTCCAACAGGCGTTTTGCACGAGGATAATACCCAGCCTGAATACTGCCACGCCTATGAAGAAGTGCGTAAAGCTGCGAAGGAAAAAAGAATGGTCGATTTAGGAGCTTTGAAATGAAATATCAATTAAGATTTGGAGGTGAGGGCGGTCAAGGTGTTATCACTGCTGGTGAAATTTTAGCTGAGGCGGCGATTAAAGAAGGGCGTCAAGCTTTTAAGGCTTCTACTTATACTTCTCAAGTGCGCGGAGGTCCTACTAAGGTCGATATTATCATCGATGAAAAGGAAATTTTATTTCCTTACGCTGTTGAGGGGGAAGTTGATTTTATGCTTTCAACGGCAGATAAGGGCTATAAGGGCTTTAGGAGTGGAGTAAAGGAGGGAGGCATTATAGTTATTGAGCCGAATTTAGTGCATCCTGAGGAAGAGGATTATAAAAAATGGCAAATTTTTGAAATCCCTATTATCACCATAGCTAAAGAAGAAGTGGGTAATGTCGCTACACAATCAGTCGTTGCCTTAGCTATAGCTGCCTATATGAGCCGTTGCATTGATCTTGATGTTTTAAAAGAAACTATGCTTCATATGGTTCCACCTAAGACTCGTGATGCGAATTCTAAGGCTTTTGATTTGGGTATTCAATACGCTAAACAAACAAAGCCTCACGCTTAAAAAAGGGCTTTACGCCCTTAAACGCACATAGACTCTTTTTGGTGCTTCATAGCCTTCGCAAGTTAAATTTTCATTTTCAGGATCAAGAAAATTTTCTAAAGAATAAGAATCTATCCAAGCTGTTTTTCTTTGCTCTTCTTTGTCTGTTTTTTTAGTCGCTAAAATTTCAAAATTTTTAAAGCCAGCCCTTAAACACCAATTTTTCAAAGCTTTAATGGAAGGAACAAAATAAATATTTGGAATTTTAGAATAGGTATTTTGCGGAACAAGTGCTATTTCCTCGTCGCTTTCTATATACATCGTATCTAAAAAAACAATGCCTCCTAATTTAAGAGCTTTTTTTAAATCCTTAAGCATTTTGATAGGGTCGCTTCTATGATAAATCACACCAAGACAGAAAATCACATCAAATTTTACTGCGTAATTAGGTAAATCCTCCACCCCCAAAAGCTCAAATTTAATGTTGGTTTTTGCTAGAGCATTGATAAGCTTAAATTGTAGATGATATTTTAAGGATGGGTCAAAGCCTATGATTTGTTTGGGAGAAAATTCGAGCATTTTAAACATATAATAGCCATTATTACATCCCACATCGGCGACTACTTTATCTTTAATATTACACATAAAAGGTTTTAAAATGTCAAATTTGATAAAGCTTTGCCACTCTGTATCGATGAAAAGATCATCTATTTTAAAAGGACCTTTACGCCAAGGTTTAAGGGCTATGGCAAGTTCTTTTATTAGGTTTGTTTGACTTTTATCGGTGGTAATTTCTACGCTTTGAGTTAGCTTAAATTTACAAGATAATTTTTCTAAAGAAGCGATTTTTGCTTCAAGTGTTTGTATGTCCATTTGTAATGAGGATAAAGCCTTAAATAAGGCTTTTACTTATCTCTAAGTTTTAATTCTGTGATAATTTTGATGTAAGATTGATAATCTTTTCTTTTAAGATAGTTTAGCAATCTTTTTCTTTGACCAACAAGCTTTAAAAGTCCCAAGCGTGAAGAAAAATCTTTTTTGTAAATTTTAAGATGTTCTGTAAGCTCGGTAATCCTAGCTGTTAAAAGTGCCACTTGCACTTCCGTAGAGCCTGTATCTCCTGCCTTTTTGGCGAATTTCGCAACAATTTTTGCTTTTTTAGCCGAATCCAAAGCCATTTTGACCTCCTGATTGGTAGAATTAAAGTGGGAATTATACTTTAAAAAGCAAAAAATAAGCTTAATTTTACCTCTTAACACTATGGAAACTTTTTTTTATTATAATACCTAAATTTATTTTAAGGAGAATTTGTGCTTTTAACTAAGGCTAGTGAGTATGCTTTGCTTTCTTTGATTTATATCTCTTCTAAATCTACCCCTTGTGATGTCGATACTATGGCGACTGAGCTTGAAATCCCTAAAAGTTTTTTGGCGAAAATTTTGCAAAATTTAGCAAGAGATGGTTTGCTTCACTCTTATAAGGGTGCAAAGGGGGGCTTTAGTCTTGTTAGAGAGCCAAAAGCCTACACGCTTAAAGAAATTTTAGCAAGTGCTGAAAAAAAGGAAGTTAGCGTTTTTGAGTGTAGTGGTGGAGTTTGCCCTAGTCAGAAGGAAAATTGTCATCTTTTATCCGTGCTTGTGAATTTACAGCAAAAAATTGATAATTTTTTAGATTCCATTACTCTAGAGGATATTATTAATAATAATGGCTAAAAAGAAAACTCTAGATTTTGTTTTTCCTTTTTTGGGTCCTTTAATTGCGCCCATTATTAAAGCAAAAAGCATAACGATTGTTATATTTATCGTTTGTATTTTAGCCATTATCATCGTTCCTTTACCTGGACCTATCTTAGACTTTTTTTTGGCTTTAAGTATAGCTCTTTCTGTTTTAATCATACTTATTTCAATTTATATACCAAAGCCCACAGACCTTACGACCTTTCCTACGCTAATTCTTATTATCACGCTTTTTAGATTAGCCTTAAATATTGCTACAACAAGAATGATTTTAAGCGAAGGGCAAAATGGAGCTGATGCTGTTAGTGAAATTATCGCTGCTTTTGGGGAATTTGTCGTTGGGGGGAATTATGTCATCGGTGTAGTTGTTTTTTCTATTTTAGTTTTGATTAATTTTATGGTTGTAACTAAAGGTAGCACGAGAGTTTCGGAGGTCCAAGCGCGTTTTACTTTGGATGCTATGCCGGGTAAGCAAATGGCTATCGATGCGGATTTAAATGCAGGCTTGATAGATGAGCAAACGGCTAGAGCAAGACGCCAAGAAATTATAGCTGAGGCGAATTTTTACGGAGCTATGGATGGTTCTTCTAAATTCATTAAAGGCGATGCGGTTGCTGGGATTATTATCACAATCATTAATCTCATAGGCGGTTTTCTTATTGGCTCTTTTCAGCACGATATGAGCTTAAATGACGCTGCGGCGACCTTTACCATACTTACCATAGGCGATGGGCTTGTCTCTCAAATTCCAGGACTCATCACTTCTAC from Campylobacter upsaliensis includes:
- a CDS encoding malate dehydrogenase; translated protein: MKITIIGAGNVGTSVAYALIMREFAKEIVLIDINDDLLLAKELELSQSIAALNLDIELICTKEYSHTQNSQIILFTAGLARKDGQSRDELLQINANIMLDCAKRVKRFNEEPLFIILTNPVDFLLNTLYESGIFNAKKIVAMAGVLDNARFKYELAKKLKVKTSSVDTKLMGFHNDDMVLLKSHSSVGNRKLTELLSEEEFEDVENEVKTGGAKVIKHLKNSAYLAPASACLRMLEAMRSGEFLPMSVILNGEFGIKNKAFGVMARLGLEGVREIMCLTLAQEEQEKLEKSLIKYQYKGE
- a CDS encoding Rrf2 family transcriptional regulator, producing MLLTKASEYALLSLIYISSKSTPCDVDTMATELEIPKSFLAKILQNLARDGLLHSYKGAKGGFSLVREPKAYTLKEILASAEKKEVSVFECSGGVCPSQKENCHLLSVLVNLQQKIDNFLDSITLEDIINNNG
- a CDS encoding 4Fe-4S binding protein, with protein sequence MSIIAPKDTPVWVDEHRCKACNICVSYCPAGVLAMRDDIHAVLGQMIEVVHPESCIGCTECETHCPDFAIMVAKRDEFKFAKLSPEAKERALAVKNNKYKKLA
- a CDS encoding 2-oxoacid:acceptor oxidoreductase family protein, translating into MKYQLRFGGEGGQGVITAGEILAEAAIKEGRQAFKASTYTSQVRGGPTKVDIIIDEKEILFPYAVEGEVDFMLSTADKGYKGFRSGVKEGGIIVIEPNLVHPEEEDYKKWQIFEIPIITIAKEEVGNVATQSVVALAIAAYMSRCIDLDVLKETMLHMVPPKTRDANSKAFDLGIQYAKQTKPHA
- the rpsO gene encoding 30S ribosomal protein S15; its protein translation is MALDSAKKAKIVAKFAKKAGDTGSTEVQVALLTARITELTEHLKIYKKDFSSRLGLLKLVGQRKRLLNYLKRKDYQSYIKIITELKLRDK
- a CDS encoding 2-oxoglutarate synthase subunit alpha, encoding MREVIATGNVLIAKAAIDCGCKFFGGYPITPSSEIAHELSHMLPANDGTFIQMEDEISGVSVAIGAAMSGVKSMTASSGPGISLKAEQIGLAFIAEIPLVIVNVMRGGPSTGLPTRVAQGDLFQAKAPTHGDFASIALAPASLEEAYTETIRAFNLAEKYMTPVFLLMDETVGHMNGKAILPDLKDIKIINRKKFSGEKKDYKPYAAGENEAAVLNPFFEGYRYHITGLHHGDIGFPTEDGAIVKKNIERLIGKIKNNKDDICAYEEYKLDDAEFLIIAYGSVSRSAKEAINRLREEGIKVGLFRPITLYPVAEEKIAGVVARFKKVMVSELNMGQYLEEIQRVSSRKDFISLHRANGRPITPSEIIAKVKENL
- a CDS encoding 2-oxoglutarate ferredoxin oxidoreductase subunit beta, with the protein product MAFDYDEYLRVDKLPTQWCWGCGDGVVLKCIIRAIQKLGWNMDDVCLVSGIGCSGRMSSYVNCNTVHTTHGRAIAYATGIKLANPSKHVIVVSGDGDTLAIGGNHTIHGCRRNIDLTHIVINNFIYGLTNSQTSPTTPKGFYTVTAQFGNIDPNFDACELTKAAGASFVARGNVIEAAKLENLIYKALAHKGYSFVDVFSNCHINLGRKNKMGEAVAMLDWIKNRVVDKSKFEAMDFEERRDKFPTGVLHEDNTQPEYCHAYEEVRKAAKEKRMVDLGALK
- the cmoB gene encoding tRNA 5-methoxyuridine(34)/uridine 5-oxyacetic acid(34) synthase CmoB produces the protein MDIQTLEAKIASLEKLSCKFKLTQSVEITTDKSQTNLIKELAIALKPWRKGPFKIDDLFIDTEWQSFIKFDILKPFMCNIKDKVVADVGCNNGYYMFKMLEFSPKQIIGFDPSLKYHLQFKLINALAKTNIKFELLGVEDLPNYAVKFDVIFCLGVIYHRSDPIKMLKDLKKALKLGGIVFLDTMYIESDEEIALVPQNTYSKIPNIYFVPSIKALKNWCLRAGFKNFEILATKKTDKEEQRKTAWIDSYSLENFLDPENENLTCEGYEAPKRVYVRLRA
- the sucC gene encoding ADP-forming succinate--CoA ligase subunit beta produces the protein MNIHEYQAKAIFAENGVATLKGKVAFSVDEAVANAKELGGSVWAVKAQIHAGGRGLGGGVKIAKSLDEVKSYAEQILGMTLVTHQTGPEGKLVQKLYIESGANIVKEYYLAILFNRMAEQITIIASSEGGMDIEKVAKESPEKIAKVGIDPQIGFKLFHALEVAKVLGLDKDESKKLAVMIEKLYKLYMDKDMNMLEINPLIKTAEGDFYALDAKCSFDDSSLYRHSDIAALRDITEENDAEREAGEFGLSYVKLDGDVACMVNGAGLAMATMDIINYSGAKPANFLDVGGGASPETVAKAFEIILRDKNVKVIFINIFGGIVRCDRIANGILEATKNVEVNVPIVVRLDGTNAAEAKSILDNSNLKNIKAATNLKEGAELVKSLVG
- the sucD gene encoding succinate--CoA ligase subunit alpha; the protein is MSILVNKNTKVIVQGFTGKEATFHAEQCMAYGTQIVGGVTPFKGGTEHLGKPVFNTVAEAVKATGADVSLIFVPAFAVGDSVIEAADAGIKLAVVITEHTPVKDMMFAKQYANKKGMKIIGPNCPGIITSQECKLGIMPGFIFKKGCVGLISKSGTLTYEAANQVAQSGYGISTAVGIGGDPIIGLAYKELLSEFEKDAETKAIVMIGEIGGSLEVEAAKFIKENITKPVVAFIAGATAPKGKRMGHAGAIVGSSDESAAAKKEALKSYGIHVVDSPALIGEEIKKILA